ATGCGGTTGAAGGTGCGCAGCAGCGTGGACTTGCCGCAGCCCGATGGGCCGATGAACGCGGTCACCTTGTTCTCGGGGATCTCAAGGTTGATGCCCTTGAGCGCGTGGAACTTGCCGTAGTAGAAGTTCAGGTTGCGCACCGTGATCTTCGAGGTGTTTGCCGACAGACTGTTCTTGATGGGAGCCATGATGAGGTGTTCCTCTTCGATTGGATTCTTGAATTCTTGAATTCGTTACGTTGGTCGCGTCACTTTTGACGCGTGACGAAGCGGGCCAGAATGTTCAGGCCGAGCACAGCCAGTGTGATCAGGAACACACCGGCCCATGCCAGGTGTTGCCAGTTTTCATACGGGCTCATCGCAAACTTGAAGATGGTGACCGGCAGGCTGGCCATCGGCTTGCCGAGGTCGCCATTCCAGAACTGGTTGTTCAGCGCGGTGAACAGCAGTGGAGCGGTTTCGCCAGCGATGCGGGCCACGGCCAGCAGCACACCGGTGATCACACCGGCACGGGCGGCGCGCAGCGTCACCATGGTGATGACCTTCCACTTGGGCGTGCCCAGAGCGTAGGCCGCTTCACGCAGGCTCGAAGGCACCAGCGTCAACATGTTCTCGGTAGTACGAATGACCACCGGAATCACGATCAGCGCCAGAGCCAGAATACCGGCGTAGGCCGAGAAGCTCTTGAACTTGGCCACCACGATGGCGTAGACGAACAGGCCGATCACGATGGACGGAGCCGACAGCAGAATGTCGTTCACAAAGCGCGTGATCGAAGCCAGCCAGCCGCGTGGGTCGTACTCGGCCAGATACACACCGGCCATGATGCCGATGGGCGTGCCGACGAAGGTGGCGAGCGACACCATCACCAGCGAGCCAAAGATCGCGTTGGCGATGCCGCCGTCTTCATTGGGTGGCGGCGTCATTTCGGTGAACAGCGTCACGCTGAGACCGCCGATACCGAGGCGCAGGGTTTCCCACAGAATCCAGATCAGCCAGAACACGCCGAAGGCCATGGCGGCGAGCGACAGCGCCAGCGCGATCTGGTTCACGCGCTTGCGGCCAGCGTAGCGCGCAGCCCGCACCTTGGCGAGTTCCTGCGCGGCGATGAGTTGTGTGGAGGTGGCTGTGTTCACGAACGAGCTCCTTCGGCTTTCTTCAGGCGATTCAGCAGCAGCTTGGACAGCGACAGAACCACGAAGGTGATGAAGAACAGGACCAGACCCAGATAGATCAGCGATGCCTGGTGCAGGCCTTCGCCCGCTTCGGCGAACTCGTTGGCGAGCGCCGAGGTGATGCTGTTGGCGGCCTCGAAGACCGACAGCGAGTTGAGCTGGTTCATGTTGCCGATCACGAAGGTCACGGCCATGGTTTCACCCAGCGCGCGGCCCAGACCCAGCATCACGCCACCAAGCACACCGGCCTTGGTGTAGGGCAGAACCACTTTCCAGACCACTTCCCAGGTCGTGGAACCCAGGCCGTAGGCCGATTCCTTGAGCAGCGCGGGAGTGACTTCGAACACGTCGCGCATCACCGAGGCGATGAACGGGATGATCATGATCGCGAGGATGATGCCGGCCGACAGGATACCGATGCCGACCGGAGGGCCGGAGACCAGCGCGCCGAGGAAAGGCACACCGGTGAACATCTTCTGCAGAGGCCCTTGCACGTAGGTGGCGAGGATGGGGCCGAACACCATCAGACCCCACATGCCGTAGACGATGGACGGAACCGCTGCCAGCAGTTCGATGGCCGTGCCCAGTGGGCGCTTGAGCCATGCGGGCGAGAGTTCGGTCAGAAACAGGGCAATGCCGAAGCTCACCGGCACCGCGATCAACAGGGCGATGGCCGAGGTGGCCAGCGTACCGTAGATCATCACCAGGCCGCCGTACTGGTTCTGCACGGGGTCCCAGACGCTGCTGGTCAAAAAGCCGAGGCCATAAGTGGTGATGGACGGCCATGCGCCGTACACCAGAGAAATGAGGATGCCGATGAGCAGCATCAGAGTGAGCAACGCGGCTGCGCGTGCACACCAGCCGAACAATCGGTCTACAAAAGTGCCTGACATGGGGTTGGTACGGCGCGGGGGGGTATTTTTGGACACTCTCTCCACATCCTTCAATGAAGAATTGGATGATGATACGGGCAGTGTTGTGGACACGTCAGACGCCTTCGTAAGGTGTTTGGGAAAGACGATCTCGCGGGAGACCGGATTTCCCACAGACAACCCCGCAAATGCCGACAATCCAGTTGCGGGACATATGCGGGGTCATTTATTGGAGGTATCCGGTCAGATCGACGCTGATTACTTCACTTCGATGGACTTGCCGGAAGCGTCCTTGATGTCGGCCCACGACTTGAAGATCACTTGCTTGACGCTGTCGGGCATCGGCACGTAGTCCAGATCGCCAGCAGTCTTGTCGCCATTCTTGTAAGCCCACTCGAAGAACTTCAGCGACGTGGCGGCCTGCACTGGCTTGTCCTGTGTCTTGTGCATCAGGATGAAGGTGGCGGAGGTGATTGGCCATGCATCCTTGCCGGGTTGCTCAGTCAGGATCTGGTAGAAGCTCTTGGACCAGTCAGCACCGGCAGCAGCGGCCTTGAAGTTCGCATCGTCAGGCGACACGAAGTTGCCGTCCTTGTTCTGCAGCTGCGTGTAGATCATCTTGTTCTGCTTGACGTAAGCGTACTCGACGTAGCCGATCGAGTTGGGCAGACGGCCCACGAAAGCGGCCACGCCTTCATTGCCCTTGCCACCCGCGCCGGTAGGCCAGTTCACTGCCGTGCCTTCACCGATCTTTTCCTTCCACTCGGGGTTCACCTTCGACAGGTAGTTGGTGAAGCCGAAGGTCGTGCCCGAACCGTCAGCGCGGCGCACGGGAGCAATGGCG
This genomic stretch from Diaphorobacter sp. HDW4B harbors:
- the pstA gene encoding phosphate ABC transporter permease PstA: MNTATSTQLIAAQELAKVRAARYAGRKRVNQIALALSLAAMAFGVFWLIWILWETLRLGIGGLSVTLFTEMTPPPNEDGGIANAIFGSLVMVSLATFVGTPIGIMAGVYLAEYDPRGWLASITRFVNDILLSAPSIVIGLFVYAIVVAKFKSFSAYAGILALALIVIPVVIRTTENMLTLVPSSLREAAYALGTPKWKVITMVTLRAARAGVITGVLLAVARIAGETAPLLFTALNNQFWNGDLGKPMASLPVTIFKFAMSPYENWQHLAWAGVFLITLAVLGLNILARFVTRQK
- the pstC gene encoding phosphate ABC transporter permease subunit PstC yields the protein MSGTFVDRLFGWCARAAALLTLMLLIGILISLVYGAWPSITTYGLGFLTSSVWDPVQNQYGGLVMIYGTLATSAIALLIAVPVSFGIALFLTELSPAWLKRPLGTAIELLAAVPSIVYGMWGLMVFGPILATYVQGPLQKMFTGVPFLGALVSGPPVGIGILSAGIILAIMIIPFIASVMRDVFEVTPALLKESAYGLGSTTWEVVWKVVLPYTKAGVLGGVMLGLGRALGETMAVTFVIGNMNQLNSLSVFEAANSITSALANEFAEAGEGLHQASLIYLGLVLFFITFVVLSLSKLLLNRLKKAEGARS
- the pstS gene encoding phosphate ABC transporter substrate-binding protein PstS, which produces MTMSAIRVLVSGLVAMGAFSSAMAQSEATGAGASFPAPLYSKWAADYNKATSVKINYQSVGSGAGLRQIEAKTVDFGASDAPLKDEELKAKGLVQFPTVIGGIVPVVNIKGIAPGQLKLSGKVLGDIFLGKITNWNDAAIKALNPGVNLPDAAIAPVRRADGSGTTFGFTNYLSKVNPEWKEKIGEGTAVNWPTGAGGKGNEGVAAFVGRLPNSIGYVEYAYVKQNKMIYTQLQNKDGNFVSPDDANFKAAAAGADWSKSFYQILTEQPGKDAWPITSATFILMHKTQDKPVQAATSLKFFEWAYKNGDKTAGDLDYVPMPDSVKQVIFKSWADIKDASGKSIEVK